A stretch of the Vitreoscilla filiformis genome encodes the following:
- the cobJ gene encoding precorrin-3B C(17)-methyltransferase gives MNAPERLDATPSLGKIMLVGIGPGSVEHMTGRARDAIAEADTVIGYVTYIKLVADLLAGKEVIRKSMTEELDRAIEALDRARQGKKVALISSGDAGVYGMAGPTYEVLFQAGWTPDSGVEVEIVPGASALNSCAALVGAPLTHDFCAISLSDLLTPWPVIARRLDAVAYADFVVALYNPKSGRRTRQIVEAQRLFLRHRRADTPVAIVKSAYRRREQIQFTTLEKMCEADIGMLSTVLIGNSSTFVREGRMVTPRGYANKYESSEGGQGFEAREGEKAGRSLSTGLLGWLDGLHAEHAAGADVAELAQRHRLPVDYLCAVLATEESDA, from the coding sequence ATGAATGCGCCTGAGAGGCTGGACGCCACCCCTTCGCTGGGCAAGATCATGCTGGTCGGCATTGGCCCCGGCAGCGTGGAACACATGACGGGCCGCGCCCGCGACGCCATCGCCGAGGCGGATACCGTCATCGGTTATGTCACCTACATCAAGCTGGTGGCCGATCTGCTGGCGGGCAAGGAAGTCATCCGCAAGAGCATGACCGAGGAACTGGATCGGGCCATCGAAGCGCTGGATCGGGCGCGCCAAGGTAAAAAAGTGGCGCTGATTTCCTCCGGTGACGCCGGCGTGTACGGCATGGCCGGCCCGACTTACGAAGTGCTTTTTCAAGCCGGCTGGACACCCGACAGCGGTGTGGAAGTCGAGATCGTGCCCGGTGCTTCGGCGCTCAACAGTTGCGCCGCTTTGGTGGGCGCACCGCTGACACACGACTTCTGCGCCATCTCACTCTCGGACTTGCTGACACCCTGGCCAGTGATCGCCCGGCGTCTGGATGCCGTGGCGTACGCCGATTTTGTCGTCGCGCTCTACAACCCGAAAAGCGGGCGGCGCACACGCCAGATCGTCGAAGCGCAGCGCCTGTTCCTGCGCCACCGCCGTGCCGATACGCCGGTGGCGATCGTGAAAAGCGCTTACCGCCGGCGCGAGCAGATCCAGTTCACCACGCTGGAGAAGATGTGCGAGGCGGACATCGGCATGTTGAGCACGGTGCTCATTGGCAACAGCAGCACCTTTGTGCGCGAGGGGCGCATGGTCACGCCGCGTGGTTACGCCAACAAGTATGAGAGCAGCGAAGGCGGCCAAGGCTTTGAAGCCCGCGAGGGTGAAAAGGCCGGGCGTTCCCTCTCCACCGGCTTGCTGGGTTGGCTGGATGGCCTGCACGCCGAACACGCTGCCGGTGCGGACGTGGCCGAACTGGCGCAGCGCCACCGCCTGCCGGTTGATTACCTGTGCGCCGTGCTGGCCACCGAAGAAAGCGACGCATGA
- the bluB gene encoding 5,6-dimethylbenzimidazole synthase, with the protein MPVPSESPSPASPSPLVGKGLGRGGNLRPRLALGLGCDRGTPEATLREAVAQALAQLGADWADVAAVASITLKSDEVGLLALCAAQGWAPQFYPPEQLAQVAVPNPSETVRRYTGTPSVSEAAALLAAGRPSELLALRLEKHRFKGADGRNATVSVAELPAQVPSPGAHFSAEDRLRLHAVLAARRDVRHFRPGSHIAPEVRARLLQALMLAPSVGLMQPWQFVRVTAPARREALAALVEAERQRTAEALGERAAEFLRLKVEGVRECAELWVAVLAPEDGTVFGRRTLPREMALCSVACAVQNLWLASRAENLGLGWVSMFEPTEVAALLRLAPGALPLGLLCIGPVDAFYDRPMLEQEQWRQRRPLHDFLIEDEPHECA; encoded by the coding sequence ATGCCTGTGCCAAGCGAAAGCCCATCGCCTGCAAGCCCCTCTCCCCTTGTGGGAAAGGGGTTGGGGAGAGGGGGAAACCTCCGCCCACGTCTCGCCCTTGGCCTCGGCTGCGACCGAGGCACGCCCGAAGCCACCTTGCGCGAAGCCGTCGCCCAGGCACTGGCCCAACTCGGTGCCGATTGGGCGGACGTGGCTGCCGTCGCCAGCATCACCCTGAAGTCCGACGAAGTGGGCTTGCTGGCCCTGTGCGCTGCGCAAGGCTGGGCGCCGCAGTTCTACCCGCCCGAGCAGCTCGCCCAGGTGGCGGTGCCCAACCCGTCGGAAACCGTGCGGCGCTACACCGGCACACCTTCGGTAAGCGAGGCCGCTGCCTTGCTGGCTGCGGGGCGCCCGAGTGAGCTGCTGGCGCTACGCCTGGAAAAACACCGCTTCAAGGGGGCGGACGGGCGCAACGCCACCGTTTCCGTGGCCGAGTTGCCTGCGCAAGTGCCCAGCCCCGGCGCGCACTTCAGCGCGGAAGACCGGCTGCGCCTGCACGCCGTTCTGGCGGCGCGGCGCGATGTGCGCCACTTCCGCCCCGGCAGCCACATCGCGCCGGAAGTTCGGGCGCGGCTGCTGCAAGCGCTGATGCTGGCGCCCTCCGTCGGGCTGATGCAACCCTGGCAGTTCGTGCGCGTCACCGCCCCGGCGCGGCGCGAAGCCCTGGCCGCGCTGGTGGAGGCCGAGCGCCAGCGCACCGCCGAGGCGCTGGGGGAGCGCGCCGCCGAGTTCCTGCGCCTGAAGGTGGAAGGCGTGCGCGAGTGCGCCGAACTCTGGGTGGCCGTGCTGGCGCCCGAGGACGGCACGGTGTTTGGCCGCCGCACCCTGCCGCGTGAGATGGCGCTGTGCTCGGTGGCCTGCGCGGTGCAAAACCTCTGGCTCGCCAGCCGGGCCGAGAACCTGGGGCTGGGCTGGGTGTCGATGTTTGAGCCGACCGAAGTGGCCGCGCTGCTGCGCCTGGCGCCCGGAGCGTTGCCGCTGGGCTTGCTGTGCATCGGCCCGGTGGACGCTTTTTATGACCGACCGATGCTGGAGCAGGAACAGTGGCGCCAGCGTCGGCCCTTGCATGATTTTCTGATTGAGGATGAACCCCATGAATGCGCCTGA
- a CDS encoding cobalamin biosynthesis central domain-containing protein, which translates to MSLPRIGIVAITKHGAAQALRLAQQLPHTHICTSEKFAPVFTGLPNPLRAYSGALREEIGPLFAQFDQLVFFVSLGAVVRLIAPFLKNKDEDPGVTVVDDAGQYAIPVLSGHVGGANAMAEQVAALLGAAPVLTTASDVGRTIPVDILGRELGWQVEAPKLNITRVSAAVVNEEPVAFVQEAGSPHWWTRPTPLPPSIQRFSRLDEVDLARFAAVLWVTHAEVPQVLWERLRERLVVYRPPLPQPLSHEGRGEPVPGAVGGA; encoded by the coding sequence ATGAGCTTGCCCCGCATTGGCATCGTTGCCATCACCAAACACGGGGCGGCGCAGGCGCTGCGGCTGGCGCAGCAGTTGCCGCACACCCACATTTGTACGTCGGAGAAGTTCGCGCCGGTGTTTACGGGCCTGCCCAACCCGCTGCGGGCCTACTCGGGCGCTCTGCGCGAGGAAATCGGCCCGCTGTTCGCGCAGTTCGACCAGTTGGTGTTCTTCGTGTCGCTGGGCGCGGTGGTGCGCCTCATCGCACCTTTCCTGAAAAACAAGGACGAGGATCCCGGCGTCACCGTCGTGGACGACGCGGGGCAGTACGCCATCCCCGTGCTTTCCGGCCATGTGGGCGGTGCCAACGCGATGGCCGAGCAAGTGGCCGCACTGCTGGGTGCTGCGCCCGTGCTCACCACCGCTTCGGACGTGGGCCGCACGATACCGGTGGACATCCTGGGCCGTGAGCTGGGCTGGCAGGTGGAAGCGCCCAAGCTCAACATCACCCGGGTGTCGGCTGCCGTGGTGAATGAGGAACCCGTGGCCTTCGTGCAGGAGGCTGGCAGCCCGCATTGGTGGACACGCCCCACGCCGCTGCCGCCCAGCATCCAGCGCTTCAGCCGGTTGGACGAGGTGGATTTGGCACGTTTTGCGGCGGTGCTGTGGGTGACACACGCGGAAGTTCCGCAGGTGCTTTGGGAGCGCTTGCGGGAGCGGTTGGTGGTGTATCGGCCCCCTCTCCCCCAACCCCTCTCCCACGAGGGGAGAGGGGAGCCTGTGCCGGGAGCGGTCGGTGGTGCCTGA
- the cobI gene encoding precorrin-2 C(20)-methyltransferase: MNIPHSTPRPRLGTLYGVSLGPGDPGLITRRAWALLARRDAAWVYPARSTKTPSYAFDIVQRAELAPPADHQSLLFPMTHDGEKLARAWLRAAEVVLPKLLAGQDVLFLVEGDASTYATFGHLARTLRQLDARIPVEVVAGVNAFTAACATQAEPLCEQDDTVALVPAAYGVAALQRLLQDFDTLVLLKVKPLLGELIDWLDAQGLLAHSRFIERCGAPDEQVVNTPAGLLALRGVKVSYLSLLIVKNPHRVRGERIRGCLKKTSAPVAQPQTEEADA, encoded by the coding sequence ATGAACATCCCACACTCCACACCACGGCCTCGCCTAGGCACGCTCTACGGCGTCAGCCTGGGCCCCGGCGATCCCGGCCTCATCACCCGCCGCGCCTGGGCGCTGCTGGCGCGCCGCGACGCGGCCTGGGTTTACCCCGCCCGCAGCACCAAAACGCCCAGCTACGCCTTTGACATCGTGCAGCGCGCCGAGCTGGCCCCGCCTGCCGATCACCAAAGCCTGCTGTTCCCCATGACGCACGACGGCGAAAAACTCGCCCGCGCCTGGCTGCGCGCTGCCGAAGTGGTGCTGCCCAAGCTGCTGGCCGGGCAGGATGTGCTGTTCCTCGTGGAAGGCGACGCCAGCACCTACGCCACTTTCGGCCATCTGGCGCGCACGCTGCGTCAACTGGATGCGCGCATTCCTGTGGAAGTGGTGGCCGGGGTGAACGCCTTCACCGCCGCCTGCGCCACCCAGGCCGAACCGCTGTGTGAACAGGATGACACCGTCGCTCTGGTGCCCGCCGCCTACGGTGTGGCCGCCCTGCAACGCTTGCTGCAAGACTTCGACACCCTGGTGCTGCTCAAGGTCAAACCCTTGCTGGGTGAGCTGATCGACTGGCTGGACGCCCAAGGCCTGCTGGCCCACAGCCGTTTCATCGAACGCTGTGGCGCGCCGGATGAACAGGTGGTCAACACCCCGGCAGGGCTGCTCGCGCTGCGCGGTGTGAAGGTGAGTTACCTCTCGCTGTTGATCGTGAAGAACCCGCATCGGGTGCGCGGCGAGCGCATTCGCGGCTGCCTGAAGAAAACCTCCGCGCCCGTGGCGCAACCCCAGACTGAGGAGGCCGACGCATGA
- the cbiE gene encoding precorrin-6y C5,15-methyltransferase (decarboxylating) subunit CbiE, whose protein sequence is MTDPNPCIILGVLDDGIASLTPVALAELRSADVVIGATRTLALLAAEFKPSAQTHDLTGALSHVPDWVRQARADDLKVVVLATGDPLCHGIASYLASRLCLSALKVLPNLSTLQLACARVGLAWQEARIVSVHAADAGEWQPGSPPGHGLYALAQALRAHDRLLVLTSPANTPDRIARLLLAEGLGEDFQLAVAERLLTPDERVLADLCPADAATQTFADPNVVLLWRCRARPQPQLFGLPDACYQQRQPDKGLITKQEVRAVSLARLQLRVDSRVWDIGAGSGSVGLEAARLCVQGHVWAIEKNAADVAIAQSNQRAFGVSNHTLVQGKAPEHLDTWPDPDAVFIGGSGGELGALIETVLARLRPGGVLVMNFVTLENLATATQTLAALGASWDVLQLQAARSQPILHMHRMAAENPVWVVCARQPPLPNPSPTRGEGL, encoded by the coding sequence ATGACCGACCCGAACCCCTGCATCATCCTCGGTGTGCTGGACGACGGCATTGCCAGCCTCACCCCCGTGGCGCTGGCCGAGCTGCGCAGCGCCGATGTGGTGATCGGCGCCACGCGCACCCTGGCGCTGCTGGCGGCCGAATTCAAACCCAGCGCACAAACCCACGACCTGACAGGCGCCCTGAGCCATGTGCCCGACTGGGTGCGCCAAGCCCGTGCCGATGACCTCAAAGTGGTGGTGCTGGCCACAGGGGATCCGCTGTGCCACGGCATCGCCAGTTACCTGGCTTCGCGCTTGTGCCTGTCAGCGCTGAAGGTGCTGCCGAACCTCTCCACGCTGCAACTGGCGTGCGCCCGCGTCGGGCTGGCGTGGCAGGAAGCGCGCATCGTCTCGGTTCACGCGGCGGATGCGGGCGAATGGCAACCCGGCAGCCCGCCTGGGCATGGCCTCTACGCCTTGGCCCAGGCGCTGCGGGCGCATGACCGGCTGCTGGTGCTGACCAGCCCGGCGAACACGCCGGATCGCATCGCCCGGCTGCTGCTGGCCGAAGGGCTGGGCGAGGATTTCCAGCTTGCCGTGGCCGAACGCCTGCTCACGCCGGATGAGCGCGTGCTGGCCGATCTTTGCCCCGCCGATGCCGCCACCCAGACGTTTGCCGATCCGAACGTGGTGCTGTTGTGGCGCTGCCGGGCACGCCCGCAGCCGCAGCTTTTCGGCCTGCCCGATGCCTGTTACCAGCAACGCCAGCCGGACAAAGGCTTGATCACCAAGCAGGAAGTGCGGGCCGTGTCGCTGGCTCGCCTGCAACTGCGCGTGGACAGCCGCGTCTGGGACATCGGCGCGGGCAGCGGCTCGGTGGGGCTGGAAGCGGCGCGGCTGTGCGTGCAAGGGCACGTCTGGGCGATTGAGAAAAACGCTGCTGATGTGGCGATTGCCCAAAGCAACCAGCGTGCTTTTGGCGTGAGCAACCACACGCTGGTGCAAGGCAAGGCGCCTGAGCATCTGGACACCTGGCCGGATCCGGATGCGGTGTTCATCGGCGGTTCTGGCGGCGAGCTGGGCGCGCTGATTGAAACCGTGTTGGCGCGGTTGCGCCCGGGTGGGGTGTTGGTGATGAACTTCGTCACGCTGGAAAACCTCGCTACCGCCACCCAAACCCTGGCCGCCCTGGGTGCGAGCTGGGATGTGTTGCAACTGCAAGCCGCACGCAGCCAGCCCATCTTGCACATGCATCGGATGGCGGCGGAGAACCCGGTGTGGGTGGTTTGTGCGCGGCAGCCCCCTCTCCCCAACCCCTCTCCCACGAGGGGAGAGGGGCTTTGA
- a CDS encoding cobalt-precorrin-5B (C(1))-methyltransferase, with protein sequence MSKSPPERGTRTGFTTGACSAAAARAAALGLVTGEIPAEVESLLPNGQRVRFAVQDAQLDPQRQHAHAVVVKFAGDDPDCTDGAHLTADVRLLPDAPGEVHLLGGSGVGMVTLEGLGLAVGGPAINPVPRRNIEANVREVAPELLARAGLAVTISVPQGEEMAKKTHNARLGILGGISILGTTGIVKPYSTSAWRASVVQGVQVAAQISRSGGLGVGGRGVVVFTTGGRTEQFAQRQYPAWPLTCFVQMGDFLRYALDEAVTQGIGQVVIAGMVGKLTKIAQGETITHANRAEVDTGLLAEIAARLGAPAEDCAAIAAAPTARFAAERMGALGLLDAFHQALAERVVQTLCAPERYGQHFALQVLVCDFDGQKQAEAFSPNWNLHP encoded by the coding sequence ATGAGCAAATCCCCACCCGAACGCGGCACCCGCACCGGCTTCACCACCGGCGCCTGTTCCGCCGCCGCCGCCCGCGCTGCCGCCCTGGGCCTGGTGACAGGTGAGATCCCCGCCGAAGTAGAAAGCCTGCTCCCCAACGGCCAGCGCGTGCGCTTCGCCGTGCAAGACGCGCAACTCGACCCGCAGCGCCAGCACGCCCACGCCGTGGTGGTGAAGTTCGCCGGTGACGATCCGGATTGCACCGACGGCGCCCACCTCACCGCCGATGTGCGCCTGCTGCCCGACGCCCCCGGTGAAGTCCACCTGCTGGGCGGCTCCGGTGTGGGCATGGTCACGCTCGAAGGGCTGGGGCTGGCCGTGGGTGGCCCGGCCATCAACCCGGTGCCCCGGCGCAACATCGAGGCCAACGTGCGCGAAGTCGCGCCTGAGCTGCTGGCCCGCGCCGGGCTGGCGGTGACGATCTCCGTGCCGCAAGGCGAGGAGATGGCCAAGAAAACGCACAACGCCCGGCTGGGCATCCTGGGTGGCATTTCCATCCTGGGCACCACGGGCATCGTCAAACCATATTCGACGTCTGCTTGGCGGGCGAGTGTGGTGCAAGGCGTGCAAGTCGCCGCCCAGATCAGCCGCAGTGGGGGGCTGGGCGTGGGCGGGCGCGGTGTGGTGGTGTTCACCACCGGCGGGCGCACCGAGCAGTTCGCCCAGCGTCAATACCCCGCCTGGCCGCTCACCTGTTTTGTGCAGATGGGCGACTTCCTGCGCTACGCGCTGGACGAAGCGGTCACCCAAGGCATCGGCCAAGTGGTGATCGCGGGCATGGTGGGCAAGCTCACCAAGATCGCCCAGGGCGAAACCATCACCCACGCCAACCGCGCCGAGGTGGACACCGGTTTGCTGGCCGAAATCGCCGCCCGCCTGGGTGCCCCCGCTGAGGATTGCGCCGCCATCGCCGCCGCGCCCACCGCGCGTTTTGCCGCCGAACGCATGGGCGCGCTGGGTCTGCTGGATGCTTTCCATCAAGCCCTGGCCGAACGTGTGGTGCAAACGCTGTGCGCCCCCGAACGCTACGGCCAGCACTTCGCCCTGCAAGTGCTGGTGTGTGACTTCGACGGCCAGAAACAAGCCGAAGCCTTCAGCCCGAACTGGAACCTTCACCCATGA